A stretch of Miscanthus floridulus cultivar M001 chromosome 13, ASM1932011v1, whole genome shotgun sequence DNA encodes these proteins:
- the LOC136499297 gene encoding putative glycine-rich cell wall structural protein 1 → MAGEEGRERGEGGGGTGRQISPVGSGRGGAAPGKKVGEGGRGRGRHRPRRISPVGSGRGGTAPGNEKLEGRGRAGEEGRGGGRGRGRHRPPDLAGGEWKGRGRAGEEGRGGEGGGGTGRRISPVGSRRGGAALGKKVGEGGEGGGGIGRRISPEGSGRGGAAPGNGKKVGEGGEGGGGTGGTVEEGEGGEGRDPAEDGRVRVREEGRGVWGAGEGRGGCGGKEEGEGGERACVRSRAGESAIG, encoded by the coding sequence ATggccggggaagaaggtagggaaaggggagagggagggggtggCACCGGCCGCCagatctcgccggtggggagcgggaggggaggggccgcgccggggaagaaggtaggggaggggggcagagggagggggcggcaccggccgcgccggatctcgccggtggggagcgggaggggagggacCGCGCCAGGGAACGAGAAGctggaggggaggggccgcgccggggaagaaggcaggggaggggggagagggagggggcggcaccggccacCGGATCTCGCTGGTGGGGAGTGGAAGGGGAGGGGCCGCGctggggaagaaggtagggggggagaaggagggggcggcaccggccgccggatctcgccggtggggagcaggaggggaggggccgcgctggggaagaaggtaggggaggggggagagggagggggcggcatcGGCCGTCGGATCTCGCCGGaggggagcgggaggggaggggccgcgccggggaacggaaagaaggtaggggaggggggagagggagggggcggcaccggcggcaccgtggaagaaggggagggaggggaggggcgggatcCGGCGGAGGAtgggcgggtgcgggtgcgggaggaggggaggggagtgtggggggctggggaggggaggggagggtgcggcgggaaagaagaaggggagggaggggagcgtGCGTGCGTGAGGAGCCGAGCGGGCGAGTCCGCGATAGGTTAG